The following proteins are co-located in the Phaeodactylum tricornutum CCAP 1055/1 chromosome 2, whole genome shotgun sequence genome:
- a CDS encoding predicted protein, which produces MNEDEIEGAVTRNLFRTDSDSSDEDDSVIDPIKENSRFSGTRATLRREVLHVTLEEKVGEVSIAQQLWPAAEFLARYILDVAESLETQASIDLNTHVSICSRENEQRSSAFRALQEALESKNSEKAAPIIELGAGLGLTGLEIATQLSVHVLSTELEEGIPMLKTIITVNKSAFKLGEKAVEAQELMWGNKAQSQDALLWYERVCGGVPRPLVVLGSDVVYWEELHDPLERTLYDLLSNTPPGSICILAGMRRWKSDTSFYKTLGKRSRTASHELYCSLLKEDLRRSEGSRQIMRIYAVQWVEREAKKAKQANGKIQLGFQ; this is translated from the coding sequence ATGAATGAGGATGAAATTGAAGGCGCTGTCACACGTAATTTGTTTCGAACAGACTCAGATAgttcggacgaagacgactcaGTCATCGACCCGATAAAAGAAAATAGTAGATTTTCGGGCACGCGCGCAACACTACGACGAGAAGTCTTGCACGTCACACTGGAAGAGAAAGTTGGCGAGGTTTCTATTGCACAACAGCTTTGGCCGGCAGCAGAGTTCCTGGCTCGCTATATCCTCGACGTGGCGGAATCCCTCGAGACACAAGCCAGCATTGACCTGAATACACACGTTTCCATATGTTCTCGAGAGAACGAGCAGCGAAGTAGCGCATTTCGAGCCCTTCAAGAAGCACTCGAATCGAAAAATTCTGAAAAGGCAGCTCCTATCATAGAACTTGGTGCTGGACTGGGATTGACAGGGCTTGAGATCGCTACTCAGTTGAGCGTCCACGTGCTCTCAACTgaattggaagaaggaaTACCAATGTTGAAGACAATCATTACGGTGAACAAATCTGCATTCAAACTAGGAGAAAAGGCAGTCGAAGCACAAGAACTTATGTGGGGTAATAAAGCACAGAGTCAAGATGCCTTGTTGTGGTATGAACGGGTATGTGGAGGGGTGCCAAGACCTCTGGTTGTTCTCGGCTCTGATGTTGTGTATTGGGAGGAATTGCACGATCCGTTGGAACGTACACTGTATGATTTGCTCTCCAATACTCCTCCTGGTTCTATTTGTATCCTAGCTGGCATGCGCCGGTGGAAATCAGACACCAGCTTTTACAAAACATTGGGAAAAAGAAGTCGAACTGCAAGCCATGAACTTTATTGCAGTTTATTGAAGGAAGACCTGCGACGTAGTGAAGGAAGTCGGCAGATTATGCGAATCTACGCCGTACAATGGGTTGAACGAGAGGCGAAGAAGGCAAAGCAAGCTAACGGCAAGATTCAATTAGGCTTCCAATGA
- a CDS encoding predicted protein, with protein MKNGSQNPQKDKEELAEGEHRSRDFSPPSSDTEADARPLSEDGTKSSSNLPADSPGTLSTAPEASAASLRLKQLEQDVVSKTYNRGNAKPSQPGAVAEGGASNLSRLEQEIAAKTRGTDRSSSGGSVGLIQLEQDVAAKARGRNTTAATRPGAAPSGAAGLLELERDVIAKSVRNSNTSQPGAVSELDVVNGVGVTSASTALNQLERDVIAKSKSYDARSSASVGLHQFENDILAKNQVRLPKEASASAAQSLVQMENNLAAKLSASGAAVSPSNFTYSGKTDTRSRALMAPNALTAMQQLEHQIAQKSEATGGTTPPPVGVLSSAVRGPSVPSTGSGRPLRAEFTPDFSAYDIPPPFSYESHPVGEHAPPDIHGFHGTQYSQDIPGAESGGIEAFVADNVVEAVGVAVIMSEEEEEAVGRKRRKRYLCFGALFLLLLVVAIVVTVVIITGRSSTTVLDLPPTAAPSSAPSSAPSFAPTTDGVQALISCLTPATSIETFQDRASAQYRAVEWLTNTDPFVQINGLQCDSPKFLQRYALATFYFALSGEEWEICGLQNPECTSDPADFGWLSTQDECNWYKVRCNTLDMVESINFADNTAVERALTILKGAIPKELQYLTDMVQFVVADMQIEDSIQDSFSTWLKLERLILSRNNFTSSIPDDIAITNPLLSDFQVSDNQLSGRLPDGLVSLSLQDLRLDGNRFTGSLPSSFGENSERLNNLAVQRNQLGGPLPSLLWTLPNLRTLDLSENAFSGEVPTTIGLMQNLRVLRLHSTQLGGELPAEFFGIPNFSTLNIANCRFRGALSENFINFNQTLQEVIVAFNNFTGPIPVEAFEAAQFLEELNLQGNQLSGVISEALCNTRGTAFGQLAFLIVDCNIDCNCCDPVSDCG; from the exons ATGAAGAATGGTAGCCAAAATCCTCAGAAAGATAAGGAGGAATTAGCCGAAGGCGAGCATCGATCGAGGGATTTCTCCCCGCCGAGCAGCGACACGGAAGCTGACGCTCGTCCTTTGTCTGAAGATGGCACCAAAAGCTCCTCCAATCTGCCAGCGGATTCTCCTGGAACTTTATCCACTGCCCCTGAAGCGTCTGCGGCATCTTTGAGATTAAAGCAACTCGAGCAAGATGTCGTCTCGAAGACATATAACAGGGGTAACGCCAAACCCTCCCAGCCTGGCGCCGTCGCTGAAGGCGGTGCGTCCAATCTTTCGCGACTGGAACAAGAAATCGCCGCCAAGACACGAGGCACCGATCGATCGTCTAGTGGAGGGTCTGTCGGTCTGATTCAACTGGAACAAGACGTTGCTGCCAAGGCGCGTGGCAGGAACACTACCGCTGCCACTAGACCGGGTGCAGCACCTTCGGGCGCAGCTGGCCTCTTGGAACTGGAGCGTGACGTCATTGCCAAGTCGGTGCGTAATTCGAATACTTCGCAGCCTGGAGCTGTGAGTGAATTGGATGTAGTGAATGGTGTGGGCGTGACATCCGCCTCGACAGCTTTGAATCAGCTAGAGCGGGACGTCATAGCCAAGTCGAAGTCGTATGATGCACGATCGAGCGCCAGCGTCGGCCTGCACCAGTTTGAGAACGATATTTTGGCAAAGAACCAGGTACGTCTACCAAAGGAGGCTAGTGCGAGTGCCGCCCAGTCGTTAGTTCAAATGGAGAACAATCTAGCGGCTAAGCTGAGTGCTTCGGGAGCGGCTGTCTCGCCTAGTAATTTCACTTACTCGGGGAAAACGGACACACGCTCCAGGGCACTGATGGCTCCAAACGCGCTGACGGCGATGCAGCAGCTGGAGCACCAAATTGCGCAAAAATCAGAAGCGACTGGCGGTACCACCCCTCCCCCCGTTGGAGTCCTTAGCTCCGCTGTCCGAGGACCAAGTGTTCCATCTACAGGAAGCGGTCGTCCACTTCGAGCTGAGTTTACTCCTGATTTTTCAGCCTACGATATCCCCCCTCCATTTTCTTATGAATCACATCCCGTAGGAGAACACGCACCACCGGATATCCACGGCTTTCATGGCACACAGTATAGCCAAGATATTCCTGGTGCAGAATCAGGCGGTATTGAAGCATTCGTTGCTGACAACGTCGTCGAAGCAGTGGGCGTTGCGGTCATCATGagcgaagaagaggaggaggcGGTTGGCCGCAAGCGTCGGAAAAGGTACCTTTGTTTCGGTGCActcttcttgttgttactgGTTGTTGCGATTGTGGTAACAGTGGTTATCATTACGGGTCGGTCTAGTACTACTGTCCTAGATTTGCCCCCCACTGCAGCACCGTCGAGCGCTCCGTCTTCGGCACCGTCATTTGCCCCCACAACGGATGGTGTACAGGCTTTGATCTCGTGTCTGACGCCTGCAACAAGCATCGAAACTTTTCAAGACCGTGCATCGGCGCAATATCGAGCTGTCGAGTGGTTGACAAACACGGATCCGTTTGTGCAGATCAATGGGCTTCAATGTGACAGCCCCAAATTTTTGCAGAGATACGCATTGGCGACCTTTTACTTCGCCCTTTCAGGAGAAGAATGGGAAATCTGTGGCCTTCAAAATCCCGAATGTACCAGCGACCCAGCTGACTTTGGATGGCTCTCTACTCAAGACGAATGCAATTGGTACAAGGTTAGATGCAACACTCTAGACATGGTGGAATCCATCAATTTCG CGGACAATACCGCGGTCGAACGGGCACTGACGATCCTGAAGGGTGCCATTCCGAAGGAACTGCAGTACTTGACGGACATGGTTCAATTTGTTGTCGCCGACATGCAGATTGAAGATTCCATTCAGGATAGTTTTTCTACTTGGTTGAAACTAGAGCGTCTGATCTTGAGCAGAAACAATTTTACGTCGAGCATCCCAGACGATATTGCTATCACTAATCCGCTCTTGTCTGATTTCCAAGTAAGTGACAACCAGCTTTCGGGTCGTCTTCCAGATGGATTGGTCAGCTTATCATTACAGGATTTGAGACTGGATGGCAATAGATTCACAGGAAGTCTACCATCATCTTTTGGGGAGAATTCCGAAAGGTTGA ACAACCTCGCAGTACAAAGGAATCAATTGGGTGGTCCTCTCCCCAGTTTGCTCTGGACGCTTCCAAACCTTAGAACCCTTGATCTCAGTGAAAATGCTTTCAGTGGTGAGGTACCGACCACGATTGGATTGATGCAGAACTTACGCGTACTTCGTTTGCATAGCACGCAGCTCGGAGGAGAATTGCCAGCTGAGTTCTTTGGTATTCCCAATTTTTCGACACTAAACATTGCCAATTGTCGCTTCCGCGGAGCTCTTTCGGAGAACTTTATCAATTTTAACCAAACACTACAGGAAGTGATCGTAGCGTTCAATAACTTTACCGGTCCTATACCCGTTGAAGCATTCGAAGCCGCTCAATTTCTTG AGGAGCTTAACCTACAGGGAAACCAGCTTTCAGGCGTTATATCCGAAGCACTGTGCAATACAAGGGGAACGGCTTTTGGCCAACTAGCCTTTCTAATTGTTGACTGCAACATTGATTGCAATTGTTGTGATCCGGTGTCGGATTGTGGCTGA
- a CDS encoding predicted protein, translating into MMRATAALVLTFSATCFGAHVAIAGFHQPLHVVPRNRKPIVSSRQAVRLHSSVRSVASPPAPPLNVLERFTKSVNTGAETVSNYVEVGWNKAVSRAAVIGGSTVHQLAHPWVVPTVTAMLAFGVLASYHYKLYKQETSGVSTWRSTQANTRVEWAKHVRDTENWIYATQTLRNAITANAFLATTVLSLLTVITGKIVPMIKDGVGRRTITLQFVFVSFSMLLSAYEFLQSARLMTHAGFMFPVTKNSTKVDSIMRKSQNGQWLGLRWLYLSLGFLSWLVGGGMVFLLSALLLTSFFRQIDRVPSIIDEDTVHVII; encoded by the coding sequence ATGATGAGGGCAACCGCTGCGCTTGTACTGACTTTCTCGGCCACCTGTTTTGGAGCTCACGTCGCAATTGCGGGCTTTCACCAGCCCTTACATGTTGTACCGAGGAACCGAAAACCGATAGTGTCTTCTCGTCAAGCCGTACGACTCCATTCTTCCGTCAGAAGCGTAGCATCACCGCCAGCACCCCCGCTAAACGTGCTGGAACGATTTACCAAGAGCGTTAATACCGGTGCAGAAACGGTTTCAAACTATGTGGAGGTTGGCTGGAACAAGGCCGTCTCTCGTGCTGCGGTTATTGGAGGATCTACTGTTCACCAACTTGCGCATCCATGGGTTGTGCCGACGGTAACGGCCATGTTGGCGTTTGGGGTACTGGCGTCCTACCATTACAAGCTGTATAAGCAAGAGACTTCGGGGGTGTCAACTTGGAGGAGTACACAGGCCAACACACGAGTGGAATGGGCAAAACACGTTCGGGATACGGAAAACTGGATATACGCCACCCAGACATTGCGAAACGCTATTACTGCCAATGCGTTTCTTGCCACAACGGTGCTCTCACTACTCACTGTAATCACGGGGAAGATTGTACCAATGATTAAGGATGGTGTGGGTCGAAGAACAATTACTCTGCAGTTCGtttttgtttccttttccatgCTGTTGTCGGCTTACGAATTCCTTCAGTCTGCCCGTCTCATGACGCATGCCGGGTTCATGTTTCCAGTCACGAAAAATTCCACGAAAGTGGATTCGATCATGCGCAAATCGCAGAACGGTCAATGGCTAGGTCTTCGATGGCTGTACCTGTCGCTCGGCTTTCTTTCTTGGCTAGTCGGAGGGGGGATGGTGTTTTTGCTGTCTGCCTTGTTGCTAACCTCGTTCTTCCGGCAAATTGATCGTGTCCCTTCCATCATTGATGAAGATACAGTGCATGTGATCATTTAA
- a CDS encoding predicted protein — MLETSQPIYFSSNNMYRFVLLVLTIASVTAFQASIPRFAVVQQDDFSSTARFVMTEEETQAILKSATDCAEGECSIDDVSELLFELKEQEKVLSSRLDKIMNQISRLQNANEKEERKVDEVRSFVKDVLSVFQHDKVGKYSPNAYSGSIGDGPTTAYDALPPKKWKSST, encoded by the exons ATGCTCGAAACCAGTCAACCAATCTATTTTTCTTCCAACAACATGTATCGATTCGTCTTGCTCGTACTCACCATTGCATCCGTGACGGCCTTTCAAGCCAGCATTCCTCGTTTCGCCGTCGTTCAACAG GATGATTTTTCCTCCACTGCTCGTTTCGTCATGACAGAAGAAGAGACGCAGGCTATTCTCAAGTCGGCGACAGATTGTGCTGAAGGAGAATGCTCTATCGACGATGTCTCGGAGTTGCTCTTTGAACTGAAggagcaagaaaaagtccTTTCCAGTCGTCTGGACAAGATTATGAATCAAATTTCGCGTCTCCAGAACGcgaacgaaaaagaagaacgcAAGGTAGATGAGGTTCGTAGCTTTGTGAAGGATGTCCTTTCAGTCTTCCAGCACGACAAGGTTGGCAAGTATTCGCCTAACGCTTATTCGGGAAGTATCGGCGATGGTCCTACTACAGCCTACGATGCGCTTCCTCCTAAGAAGTGGAAGTCTAGCACTTAG
- a CDS encoding predicted protein → MPQHSDSSFSAVTRHRTPYSTAGRPPSIDIVDDEWATDKLPDDDVDVSRHEAAVAPLMEEGELDADAIVVSPSGNSSAAAKNAAERRRRAEGWNDLGLDELDGGNVAAALTVAPANRSAPTNGSNAR, encoded by the coding sequence ATGCCACAGCATTCCGATAGCAGCTTTTCCGCTGTAACAAGGCACCGAACGCCTTATTCGACGGCAGGACGTCCCCCCTCGATTGATATCGTTGATGATGAATGGGCCACGGACAAGCTAccagacgacgacgtggacgtTTCTCGACACGAGGCGGCAGTTGCTCCTCTAATGGAGGAAGGAGAACTGGACGCGGACGCGATCGTAGTTTCACCGTCGGGTAATTCATCGGCAGCGGCCAAGAACGCGGCTGAACGTCGCCGGCGTGCGGAAGGCTGGAATGATCTGGGTCTGGACGAGCTGGATGGTGGGAACGTAGCCGCAGCACTAACTGTTGCTCCTGCCAACCGATCAGCCCCCACAAATGGTTCAAATGCCAGATGA
- the RAD51-g2 gene encoding Rad51 DNA recombination/repair protein (Rad51 is the eukaryotic homolog of RecA and is involved in homology searching and strand exchange in homologous recombination during DNA repair and meiosis. Phatr2_54137 is closest to the Thalassiosira pseudonana protein Thaps3_257784 and both have homology to Rad51 homologs in plants and animals. No automatic model was present for Phatr1 assembly and this predicted gene was identified by homology to Thaps1_113675 (by tblastn). The amino acid sequence of the open reading frame has high homology to the Rad51C sequence of Chlamydomonas (2e-48) and human (2e-46) and is predicted by Interpro scan to be a member of the RecA/Rad51 family and part of the P-loop containing ATPase superfamily. There is EST support under 'ammonium low' and 'silicon plus' conditions. As a Rad51 homolog, it is expected to be constitutively expressed at a low level but likely upregulated during meiosis.): MRDIPLAHLPLRPSTLQTLQKRGFYGTRELTESKQSGMANLAAELALNLSQTSALYAEVDSCLRTTTPVTKTAAALLEENVEGQGCIITFCRHVDTLLGGGIAMGELTEIAGPPGVGKTQWGMQLAVDARLPNTFGGVAGETVYVDTEGSFSPERCHDMATSLVQHIEAGRRRRQEKGQKLQPMPAWFAPDTILQGIHVYRVHDEAAQTSVLYSLPKFLQDRQEAGTPVRLVVVDSMAFHHRAAPPNSDFVGRTRSLTSQAAFLTNLAAQSGIAVVAINQMTTKMTTSEASKQVPALGESWAHAVTTRILLSRPISDTNGVRTCTLVKSPRLASGSADYQILQCGIRGVDAVHVSDGPKRQRT; this comes from the coding sequence ATGCGCGATATTCCGTTGGCGCATTTGCCGCTCCGTCCCTCAACGCTACAAACGTTGCAAAAAAGAGGATTCTACGGTACCCGGGAACTCACGGAATCCAAACAGTCGGGCATGGCCAATTTGGCTGCTGAGCTTGCGTTGAATTTATCGCAAACTTCCGCGTTGTATGCCGAAGTTGATTCTTGTTTACGGACAACGACGCCGGTTACTAAAACGGCGGCCGCCTTGTTGGAAGAAAATGTCGAAGGCCAGGGATGCATCATAACCTTTTGCAGGCATGTTGATACGCTCTTGGGAGGAGGTATCGCGATGGGGGAACTCACAGAAATTGCAGGTCCGCCAGGCGTCGGCAAAACGCAGTGGGGAATGCAATTGGCGGTGGACGCTCGTTTGCCAAACACATTCGGGGGAGTTGCCGGCGAAACGGTGTACGTCGATACGGAAGGGTCGTTTTCGCCAGAACGCTGTCACGATATGGCGACGAGTTTGGTCCAGCACATAGAAGCCGGACGTAGGCGGCGACAGGAAAAGGGGCAAAAATTACAACCCATGCCAGCCTGGTTTGCTCCCGACACGATTCTACAAGGAATCCACGTATACCGCGTCCACGACGAAGCCGCACAAACCTCCGTGTTGTACTCACTGCCTAAATTTCTGCAAGACCGACAAGAGGCAGGAACCCCCGTGCGTCTAGTAGTAGTTGACAGCATGGCATTTCACCATCGTGCCGCCCCTCCTAACTCTGATTTCGTCGGACGCACGCGTTCCCTGACCTCGCAGGCTGCCTTCTTGACCAACCTGGCGGCCCAGAGCGGTATAGCCGTGGTGGCGATCAATcaaatgacgacgaaaatgaccACTTCCGAAGCTTCCAAACAAGTCCCGGCATTGGGAGAGTCTTGGGCTCATGCCGTCACTACCCGAATCCTTTTGTCTCGTCCGATTTCCGACACCAACGGCGTTCGAACCTGTACGTTGGTAAAATCCCCCCGTTTGGCCTCGGGAAGTGCCGACTACCAGATTTTGCAATGCGGAATACGAGGAGTGGATGCAGTACACGTTTCGGACGGACCCAAACGACAGCGCACG
- a CDS encoding predicted protein: protein MRISSLAIFATLLVGNHAFAPASRLQSRTMTSLSLMSADETDKIVTQASDCAEGECSIDEVDDLIQILHAQQKELSNRLDEVRVMIKSLEVVNKDDDRKVDQVRETVRAIFRVFQASDKASGNDYPSLTKPMGYSGDVGKGSTTAYDALPPKKWKPASKP from the exons ATGCGCATCTCTTCGCTCGCCATTTTTGCCACCCTTTTGGTTGGAAACCATGCTTTTGCTCCCGCTTCCCGTCTC CAGAGCCGTACGATGACGTCTCTTTCGCTGATGTCCGCTGATGAAACCGATAAGATTGTGACCCAAGCTTCTGACTGTGCCGAGGGTGAATGCTCTATTGATGAAGTCGACGACTTAATTCAGATCCTGCACGCTCAGCAAAAGGAATTATCCAACCGTCTAGACGAAGTCCGCGTGATGATTAAGAGTTTGGAAGTAGTCAACAAAGACGATGATCGTAAAGTCGACCAGGTTCGTGAGACTGTTCGTGCCATCTTTCGAGTTTTCCAAGCGAGCGACAAGGCGTCTGGGAATGACTATCCTTCGTTGACCAAGCCCATGGGATACAGTGGAGATGTTGGCAAAGGGTCTACGACGGCGTACGATGCACTACCGCCCAAGAAGTGGAAGCCGGCAAGCAAGCCATAG